The genomic interval ACCCTCTGTATTCCAAGAGTGATGTCTAAATTCTATTGCTAGATTTATACCCGTATCAATAAATGGCGACGTTTGTAACGTTTCTAAGAACTTCTCCAGTTTTTTGGTTTCATTTAGAGTAAAACTCGGAGGGAGTTGGATAATTATTGCACCAAGCTTCTTCTCAAATTTTAAAGGAGATATTTTTTCAAAGAACAAATTTAAATCTTCAATCACATTTTTACTCAGGTCCAATCTCTTTTCATATGTTATTGTTTCTGGAACCTTTACTGATATCTTGAAATCTGGCGGAGCTGCCTTCGTCAATCCTATAAATAGTCCCTTGGTCATATTTTGGTAAAATCTCTTGTAAAAGGTGGAGTCCATTTCCACTGTTTGAAAAAACTTGGATTAATAATTCAGTTTTCGTGTTTTGTTATCCTGATAAAATACATTTAACCACCCCCCCGCGTTCTGGAGGATCAGGATAATTCCAACCAGAACATCCAATCAACAATTGAGAACACATGATTATTATGATAGTTTAGATAATAATTAAAGAATTTATAAGATGCCTGTTCTTGTGATTCCGTATGTCCTACGTCAATTATATAAAAGGATTTAAGTTTTAATAAATAATCGTAATTAGATTAATGAAAATTGGAATATTAGGCTCAGGAGAGGTAGGACGTAGACTCGGCAAAGGATGTATCGATCTTGGCCATCATGTAATGATTGGGACGAGGAATCCTGAGAAAAAAGAGATTCAAGAATGGCTCAAGGATATAAACAATAAGAATCAAGCATTTGTGGGATCGTTTGCCGAAGCTTCGGCTTTTGGAGATTTACTTATTATCGCAACATTATGGAGTGGAACAGAAAATGCTATCGATCTTGCAATTCCCACCAATTTTAAGGACAAGATAGTTGTTGATACAACCAATCCCCTTGATTTTTCAAAAGGTAATTTTCCCCAATTATCAATTGGCTTTGATAATTCTGCAGGAGAAACGATTCAATCAATTTTATCCGACTCTAAAGTGGTAAAAGCATTTAACATAGTAGGAAACCCTCACATGATAAGGCCAGATTTTCCATGTGGACCTCCTACAATGTTTATCTGTGGAAATTCTGAGGATGCAAAAAAGACAATAATTGAGACGCTTACCAATCCATTTGGATGGGAAACAATAGATTTGGGTGGAATTGAGCAGTGTAGACTTTTGGAACCTCTTGCAATGATCTGGATAAATCACTACATTAAAACTGGATCCGGAAATCATGCATTTAAGTTACTAAAAAAATAGGCACACTCACTATTACATATTACCATATTAGTTTGTCGAAAAATCATTATGGTTGAGATAAAAAACCAATAGTATATTTTCTTGAATATTGATATTCAGCTAAACTCAAATGAAAAAGAACTATCAAAATTATATTTTCTTGAGTCCATTCAATATAACAAAATTTTTTTGAATCATTCAATCAACTATTTGAAAAACCCAACAGACCAAAATTGTTTACAAATCCTTTGTTACAAAATAATATATGTATGATACTGTAAGCTACAAATTAGTAAAATTGCGAGTCTTGACCAACTTAATCAATTCAAGCTTGATTCGTAATTTATCTGTAAAGTCAGTGTTAGTATTTTTCATAGTTATTGAAGCCATTTCATTTGGTTTGTATTTTTCAGGAACATTTAGTCAATATAACCTCCCAAATATTTTGTCTTCGGGCGTTATAGCGGTACTGGTTTTGATTTTTGTTTCAAAATATACCAGTTCTATTGGCAATACTAACAAAAGTGAATTATTTTTTCTTTTAACGTTATCTTGTTGGTTTTCAGCCGAAATTTTGTATGGATACCTAAATGGTTACCTTCAAATTGACGCTTATCCGTCAATTGCAGATGTTTTTTATCTGTTTGGATATATCTTTTTTATTTCTTTCTTGTGGTTCATGAATACGATTTACAAGATTGAACTAGCCTACATCTTAAGCGCGATAGTCACATTCTCGCTCATAATATTTTATGTAATGTATATAGCAATTTTTGTTTATGAGATCTATACCTTTAGTGGTAGCGTAGTCGACCTTACACTTTTGTTTGTATATCCAATAGTTGATCTGTTCATAGTATTGGGTTCGATCATGTTTTATTTTAGGGGGAGAACTATTTCAATAAACAAGGGACATCACTTTTGGATTTTTATCTCTGCTGCTGGTTTAGTTTTCTTCGTAGCAGATGTTATATTTGGCTTTGACGATCTCTTTAAGATTTTGACTGAAGATGATATCTACTTGTCTGATTTGTTTTATAATATTGGTTATCTATTATTCGGGATTGCTTTCATAGTAAGAATAAGATATTTGATCCGGTCAGACAGAAACAATGATAATCAGTATATAGGATCTAAAAAATAAAAAAATATCTATATGAAGGTCCTAGGAATGTTCCACCCCAAAGGCAATTTTTATGGTGGAATTGTAGTCCGATATTTTCCCCGTACCAGAATCCACCTTTGCGGTCATATCAATTAGTTCGATTCCTGTAATACCATGGATCGTCTTTGTCGCCTCAGCCAAAGCCACCTGGGCTGCGTCATCCCAACTTTTTGAAGAAGTGCCTACTATTTCAATAATCTTTGCTACATGTGTCATAATGTCTGTTTTTGATGTATTATACTTTAAATACCCCATCGGCAATTTGATGTATCTCGAATCCATTTAGAGGTGTAAGGTCATCAGGTTTAGTTTGGCGAGTATTGGTTTGAGTAATTTTAATCAACTAAACAACCTGTTACTAGAAGAACAAAAAATTTGTGGATCAGATTCTGAAAAGAGGTATTGGTGGAGTTACTTGTCAGAATTCGTTGCGTTAGTTTGTGATACTAGAGCGCTATCTACATCTACCACTCCTTGAGGTTGAACAATTTCTGCAACTACATCATAAACTGCAATAAATGGTTCTCCATGAGGCGATCTAAGCCACAAAGAGTCTCCTGCAAAATTAATCGAAGCAGAGAAATAAGGTGGGGCAGTTCCGTAATTAGGTATAATTACTGAAGGAACACTTATGATGCCTGGTGTTCCGCGTTCGCCGGTACTGTTATGAAAACCTGCATAAAACTCACCAAACTCTTTACTATCAAACCGTAAATAAGTTGCATTATCAATATGTAGCCTGTGGCTTATCCCTACTTCCACTGGTTTAGTTGCAGTAAACGTTATTATTCCAGAATAAATCGAACCATCTGGGTTGTTTGTCAAAATCGCAGCTCCTTGTGGAGCATCTCCAGCCTGTGATGTTACTCCTTTGAATTCCTCTGAGGAGACAATGCCGCGATGAACAATTTTCTCTTTTATGGTTGTGATGTTTACTAAATTATTATTGCTATTATCATGAGGAGTGTTTGAATTACTTAACTGGCCAGATACTTGCAATGAAACGGAGGCTGTGCTATAAAACGTTGCAAAAATCAATGGGATTGCAATGGCCGTTAATACCAAACCTAAACGTGTTCCTTTCACCTGTGTTTGTATAAGTCTCAGCTAGAAAATCTTTTGTAACTAGAGTCAACTAAATAACATGATTATGATTAAAATGACTAAAATGTCTATAACAAAGCGATTGTATCATAATCGGATTATTGTCATTATTTGAAAATTAATCAAATGTCCCTTATTCTATCATTTGATTAAGTATAGTTTTTATACGAACCCTGTTCCTATCTACCGAAGCTGGAGATTCAATATCAATCCATTCCTTTTGTGTATTTTCAATGTCATAACTGTATAATTTTTTTTGTTCATCAAATTTGATATTTGACAAGATATCAGCTGATAGATCAAAAGATTGTGAAGAGTGCAATTTGGTATAATAAAGCAATTCACAAAAGATTTGTTGAGTAAATAGGTATATTCCTACCGCTTCAGGATATTCCAAGTTTATCTGAGGTTTCTCTATGAAAGATCGTACCATGTATACATTATCTTGGCATTGTCCATTGACCAACACTCTACCTGTTTCTTCGTGACGCTTTGACCTTGTTATTACCATCC from Candidatus Nitrosocosmicus hydrocola carries:
- a CDS encoding dodecin family protein codes for the protein MGYLKYNTSKTDIMTHVAKIIEIVGTSSKSWDDAAQVALAEATKTIHGITGIELIDMTAKVDSGTGKISDYNSTIKIAFGVEHS
- a CDS encoding NADPH-dependent F420 reductase, coding for MKIGILGSGEVGRRLGKGCIDLGHHVMIGTRNPEKKEIQEWLKDINNKNQAFVGSFAEASAFGDLLIIATLWSGTENAIDLAIPTNFKDKIVVDTTNPLDFSKGNFPQLSIGFDNSAGETIQSILSDSKVVKAFNIVGNPHMIRPDFPCGPPTMFICGNSEDAKKTIIETLTNPFGWETIDLGGIEQCRLLEPLAMIWINHYIKTGSGNHAFKLLKK